In Mercurialis annua linkage group LG6, ddMerAnnu1.2, whole genome shotgun sequence, the following are encoded in one genomic region:
- the LOC126687898 gene encoding uncharacterized protein LOC126687898, whose amino-acid sequence MKFHPAQKKRDLTLSDQNAVVCSTANPKPKKLKRLPHVFCKVLELPFNSDADVFVEETQDSLLFIVSSAGADEDTTTAHDFQVHVTKILPGVTKITVLRAADGGEYDSLQEDHDINTWRFRLPARTLPEMASVVCIGGKLVVTVPKALSVEDTVKEDNFSLNDNDAMGSLFLVDS is encoded by the coding sequence ATGAAGTTCCACCCAGCTCAAAAGAAGCGAGACCTCACACTTTCTGATCAGAACGCCGTCGTATGTTCCACCGCAAATCCAAAACCAAAGAAACTCAAAAGACTGCCTCACGTATTCTGCAAAGTTCTTGAACTTCCCTTCAATTCAGATGCCGATGTTTTTGTCGAAGAAACTCAAGATTCTTTGCTTTTCATCGTCAGTAGCGCCGGAGCCGATGAGGACACTACAACAGCCCATGATTTTCAGGTTCACGTAACCAAGATTCTTCCGGGAGTGACCAAGATTACAGTCCTCAGAGCTGCAGATGGCGGTGAATATGATTCATTACAGGAGGATCATGATATAAACACGTGGAGATTCCGGCTTCCGGCGAGGACGCTTCCGGAGATGGCGAGCGTGGTGTGTATCGGCGGGAAGTTGGTGGTTACGGTTCCTAAAGCCTTGAGCGTCGAGGATACTGTCAAGGAAGATAATTTTAGTTTGAATGATAATGATGCTATGGGTAGTTTGTTTCTTGTagattcatga
- the LOC126685695 gene encoding V-type proton ATPase subunit F-like: protein MANRTQVRSNNSALIAMIADEDTIVGFLLAGVGNVDLRRKTNYLLVDSKTTVKQIEDAFKEFTTREDIAIVLISQYVANMIRFAVDSYNQAIPAILEIPSKDHPYDPTQDSVLSRVKHLFSAESVASDRR, encoded by the exons ATGGCTAACAGAACTCAAGTCCGTAGTAACAATTCTGCACTCATAGCCATGATCGCCGATGAG GATACAATCGTTGGCTTTCTGCTTGCTGGAGTTGGCAATGTGGATTTGCGGCGAAAAACAAATTACCTTCTTGTAGACTCAA AAACAACTGTCAAACAAATTGAAGATGCATTTAAGGAGTTCACAACAAGGGAGGATATCGCTATAGTGCTGATTAGTCAATAT GTTGCAAATATGATAAGGTTTGCGGTAGATAGCTATAACCAAGCAATACCAGCAATTCTGGAAATACCTTCAAAAGATCACCCTTATGATCCTACACAGGATTCAGTTCTCTCACGAGTCAAGCATCTGTTCTCTGCTGAATCAGTCGCGTCTGATAGGCGATGA